A portion of the Penaeus monodon isolate SGIC_2016 chromosome 28, NSTDA_Pmon_1, whole genome shotgun sequence genome contains these proteins:
- the LOC119590921 gene encoding rho GTPase-activating protein gacJ-like encodes MDNANSIPSYAVLFLTTVLVTTSGTWDTLHHRNKHVSGLSSSSEESRPQHHTPRPAPPGFPWSPRVTALSAAKPMSSRQAGLLAPDATSSPSPAHPARVFLLPELLLPVPIPGFHFVPFLRPTRNFVEKSEGTSYFSQPAQVDVVSRQDNNVYELGYSASEDNEGGNESFTGPAFSSLKPSSVSSPFPSHSSIESSLNSSPFLSPLVRSSLSSSGPTSPSSSSGFPPLPEDIEPRVNPIAFPSPDDPKIYETLSKDRIIFPSTTEKTINFPSQSSPPPSPTSTSPPFPNATVVANVHVVSENNTDIRVSIIAPHRPCTRLCQYPAGSGVCLTDFTCIRNVNFLRVRPQPVKKD; translated from the exons ATGGACAACGCAAACAGCATTCCCTCTTATGCCGTGCTGTTTCTGACCACCGTGTTAGTCACTACGTCAGGAACATGGGACACTCTGCATCATCGTAATAAACATGTATCAG GCTTAAGTTCCTCCTCGGAAGAAAGTCGGCCACAGCACCACACGCCTCGCCCCGCCCCGCCCGGCTTTCCCTGGAGTCCTCGGGTCACGGCTCTGTCAGCGGCCAAGCCAATGTCAAGTCGCCAAGCAGGTCTTCTCGCCCCCGACGCCACTTCCTCGCCCAGCCCCGCCCACCCGGCTCGCGTGTTTCTGCTGCCTGAGCTCCTCCTGCCTGTCCCTATCCCTGGATTTCACTTCGTCCCCTTTTTGCGTCCCACCCGGAACTTCGTCGAGAAGAGCGAGGGAACTTCCTACTTCTCCCAACCGGCACAGGTCGATGTTGTGTCTCGGCaggataataatgtatatgagtTAGGTTATTCCGCTTCAGAGGATAACGAGGGAGGGAATGAGTCATTCACTGgccctgctttttcttctttaaaacctTCGTCAGTATCGTCCCCCTTTCCTTCGCATTCTTCTATCGAATCATCTTTAAATTCGTCCCCTTTCTTATCTCCTCTTGTCCGttcttctttgtcctcttccGGTCCAACATCACCGTCCTCCTCCTCGGGGTTTCCTCCCCTTCCCGAAGATATAGAACCCAGGGTCAACCCGATTGCATTCCCCTCACCAGACGACCCCAAAATCTACGAAACCTTGTCAAAAGACCGGATCATTTTCCCTTCGACCACTGAAAAGACCATCAACTTTCCCTCACAAAGCTCCCCACCACCTTCACCCACCTCAACCTCGCCTCCCTTTCCTAATGCCACCGTGGTTGCAAATGTGCATGTCGTATCTGAAAATAACACGGATATAAGAGTGAGTATTATAGCTCCCCACCGACCCTGTACGAGACTGTGTCAATATCCTGCGGGGTCTGGGGTATGCCTTACGGATTTCACGTGCATCAGAAACGTTAACTTTCTCCGCGTTCGTCCTCAGCCTGTGAAAAAAGATTGA